The Malus domestica chromosome 13, GDT2T_hap1 genome includes a window with the following:
- the LOC139191005 gene encoding uncharacterized protein, with protein MEHTVQESDPGSRHEGKGKERAGSVPWKDLRVATRPKDFGDINNCLAGRRFAFDELGEPLAKDESDCDRMLKLSSYVMAEYHDRLQEVERYKAKLKENKQLVDEARRNKGLLTQALQLKDETMESLKRRNGENLRLKKLFEATKKQLEVATLEVSKVRGELDGALVEISELEKSIPTEREAAVQEYLSSSTFHLAIKPHCAQEARFEKRKWMAVLDRYDDGSILRKYHEDIDEHHRKGETFVLAVDPSSEDESDNEGSADAQTQHGEEGLGDAEDDGRTVPWMAKGLAIGASKCVRARATDANNFIRSIPVWTKCAFTRDSVAE; from the exons gtggaaggacttgagggttgccacgcggccaaaggattttggggatatcaacaattgcttggcagggcgtcgattcgccttcgatgagctcggagagcccttagctaaggatgaatcggattgtgaccggatgttgaagctgtcttcatat gtcatggccgagtatcacgacagactgcaagaggttgagcggtacaaggcaaaactgaaggagaataagcagcttgtggacgaggcccgaaggaataagggacttttgactcaggctctccaactgaaggacgaaaccatggagagcttgaaaaggcgaaatggtgagaacctaaggcttaagaaattgtttgaggcaactaaaaaacagttggaggtggctaccttggaggtatccaaggttaggggagaattggatggtgccttagttgagatttctgaactggagaagagcattccaactgaaagggaggctgctgtgcaagaatacttaagttcttcgacctttcatcttgctattaaaccccactgtgctcaagaagctcgctttgaaaaaaggaaatggatggccgtccttgatcgttatgatgatgggagcattcttcgaaaataccacgaagatatagatgagcatcatcgaaagggcgagacatttgtccttgctgttgatcctagcagcgaagatgagtctgataatgaaggtagtgctgatgcacagactcagcatggtgaagagggtcttggggatgcagaggatgatggtaggac cgttccatggatggccaagggtcttgccatcggagcttctaagtgtgtaagagccagggcaaCTGATGCCAAtaacttcatacggtccatcccagtttggactaagtgtgccttcactcgggactctgtcgcagagtaa